Proteins encoded by one window of Nocardia goodfellowii:
- the purH gene encoding bifunctional phosphoribosylaminoimidazolecarboxamide formyltransferase/IMP cyclohydrolase, with amino-acid sequence MSDPTGMAAGGAGGVGERRPIKRALVSVYDKTGLVELATGLHAAGIELVSTGSTAGKIAAAGVPVTKVEELTGFPETLDGRVKTLHPRVHAGILADSRKDEHVAQLAELGVEAFELVVVNLYPFTQTVAGGATPDECVEQIDIGGPSMVRAAAKNHPSVAVVVDTGDYDEVLAAVRSGGFTLPQRTALAAKAFQHTASYDVAVASWMTNVAVPAVAPESEAAVSFPAWVGGTWVRADVLRYGENPHQAAALYTSEGGPAGLAQAQQLHGKEMSYNNYTDADAAWRAAYDFDEPAVAVIKHANPCGIAIGADIAEAHRRAHATDPVSAYGGVIAANREVSVEMAEQVAEIFTEVIVAPGYANGAVEVLRRKKNVRVLIAEPAQRQGAELRPISGGALLQQRDILDAEGDSAANWTLAAGAAADEATLRDLEFAWRACRAVKSNAILLANDGAAVGVGMGQVNRVDSCKLAVERAGDRAKGSVAASDAFFPFSDGPQILVAAGVRAIVHPGGSIRDKDTIELCREQGITLYLTGSRHFAH; translated from the coding sequence ATGAGTGATCCCACGGGGATGGCAGCGGGCGGAGCCGGCGGGGTGGGTGAACGACGCCCGATCAAGCGGGCGCTGGTCAGCGTCTATGACAAGACCGGACTGGTCGAACTGGCGACCGGCCTGCACGCCGCCGGGATCGAGCTGGTGTCGACCGGTTCGACGGCGGGCAAGATCGCCGCCGCCGGTGTCCCGGTGACCAAGGTGGAGGAGCTGACCGGGTTCCCGGAGACGCTCGACGGCCGGGTGAAGACCCTGCACCCGCGCGTGCACGCGGGCATCCTCGCCGACTCGCGCAAGGACGAGCACGTCGCGCAGTTGGCCGAGTTGGGCGTCGAGGCGTTCGAACTCGTCGTGGTGAACCTGTACCCGTTCACCCAGACGGTGGCCGGCGGCGCCACGCCGGACGAGTGTGTCGAGCAGATCGATATCGGTGGCCCGTCCATGGTGCGCGCCGCCGCAAAGAATCATCCGTCGGTGGCCGTGGTGGTGGACACCGGCGACTACGACGAGGTGCTCGCCGCCGTGCGGTCCGGAGGCTTCACGCTGCCTCAGCGAACGGCGTTGGCGGCCAAGGCTTTCCAGCACACCGCGAGCTATGACGTGGCCGTGGCGAGCTGGATGACCAACGTGGCCGTCCCCGCCGTGGCACCGGAATCCGAAGCGGCAGTAAGCTTCCCGGCCTGGGTTGGCGGCACCTGGGTCCGCGCGGATGTGCTCCGCTACGGCGAGAACCCGCATCAGGCCGCCGCGCTCTACACGAGTGAGGGCGGCCCGGCGGGCCTGGCGCAGGCGCAGCAGTTGCACGGCAAGGAGATGTCGTACAACAACTACACCGATGCCGACGCCGCGTGGCGCGCGGCCTACGACTTCGACGAGCCCGCCGTCGCCGTGATCAAGCATGCCAACCCGTGCGGCATCGCGATCGGTGCGGATATCGCCGAGGCGCACCGCCGGGCGCACGCCACGGACCCGGTGTCCGCGTACGGCGGCGTGATCGCGGCCAATCGTGAGGTCTCGGTCGAGATGGCCGAGCAGGTCGCCGAGATCTTCACCGAGGTGATCGTGGCGCCCGGTTATGCCAACGGCGCGGTGGAAGTGCTGCGGCGCAAGAAGAATGTGCGTGTGCTGATCGCGGAGCCCGCGCAGCGTCAGGGCGCGGAACTGCGTCCGATCAGCGGCGGCGCCCTGCTGCAGCAGCGCGACATCCTCGACGCCGAGGGCGACAGCGCGGCGAACTGGACGCTCGCGGCCGGTGCCGCCGCGGACGAGGCGACCCTGCGTGATCTGGAATTCGCTTGGCGCGCCTGCCGCGCCGTGAAATCCAACGCGATCCTGCTGGCCAACGACGGTGCCGCGGTCGGTGTCGGCATGGGCCAGGTCAACCGCGTCGACTCCTGCAAGCTGGCGGTCGAGCGCGCCGGTGACCGCGCCAAGGGATCGGTGGCCGCGTCGGACGCGTTCTTCCCGTTCTCGGACGGCCCGCAGATCCTGGTGGCCGCCGGGGTCCGCGCCATTGTGCACCCGGGCGGTTCCATCCGCGACAAGGACACCATCGAGTTGTGCCGCGAACAGGGCATCACCCTGTACCTCACGGGATCTCGGCACTTCGCGCACTGA
- a CDS encoding PLD nuclease N-terminal domain-containing protein, translated as MPYAVVGLITLALWVYCLIDVIMSPESDVRQLPKGLWLIIIILVPTVGAILWLLLGRPVDAERRSNTRYSEYDRPGRHVAQNPDDDEAFLRRLRERAEAQRREARRQEEARQAEADRRHQAGEE; from the coding sequence ATGCCGTACGCCGTCGTCGGTCTGATCACGCTCGCCCTGTGGGTGTACTGCCTGATCGACGTGATCATGAGTCCGGAGTCGGACGTGCGCCAGCTGCCGAAGGGCCTCTGGCTGATCATCATCATCCTGGTCCCCACCGTGGGCGCCATTCTCTGGCTGCTGCTGGGCCGCCCGGTCGACGCCGAACGGCGCTCGAACACGCGCTACTCCGAGTACGACCGGCCGGGTCGCCATGTGGCGCAGAATCCGGACGACGACGAAGCCTTCCTGCGTCGACTGCGGGAACGGGCCGAGGCCCAGCGCCGGGAGGCTCGGCGCCAGGAGGAAGCCCGCCAGGCCGAGGCCGACCGCCGTCACCAGGCCGGCGAGGAATAG
- a CDS encoding beta-N-acetylhexosaminidase, with translation MSRGAPARFAMIGALTFATITIGDTRAAAEATAPQTVPTLRNWAPAGGGFALGARARVFYTDDSLLDMATDFAAGLRVVTGKDVVPQAGSAAAAGDIVLRVAGVPEAPNTPEAYRLSVGDTLDLQGAGEPGAFYATRSALQLLRRGGTIPGGTATDWPDYAERGLMLDVGRQFMPVEMVRAQIRRMGMLKLNMLHLHLSDSFGFRLESARHPEITASDHYSKQDIRDLVAYAARYQVEVVPEVDFPGHMNGILAAHPALKLRSANGDVSDAAIDISDPRSYDLMRDILEEFLPLFPGRYWHLGADEFLLDGFAVRGYADYPQLGAYARATYGPQAEPVDAFLGLINWGAAIVREHGKRPRIWNDGLHTGEGTIAIGSDIVVDYWSRAGYPGLPLPFFGIARTPQDLIATGHQVRNAAFLPTYYVTGGPAAAIADQPPVLGYELWDPAIFVDGSRLTPAQNAANLGASLHVWCDDPAAQTPDQIAASITMPLRIMAQKTWGPAHPAAYSDFTALSDAVAEPA, from the coding sequence ATGAGCAGGGGCGCGCCGGCGCGGTTCGCGATGATCGGTGCTTTGACGTTCGCGACGATCACCATCGGTGATACTCGAGCGGCGGCGGAAGCGACTGCGCCGCAAACCGTTCCCACACTGCGGAACTGGGCTCCGGCGGGTGGCGGGTTCGCGCTGGGCGCACGCGCCCGGGTGTTTTACACCGACGACTCGCTGCTGGACATGGCCACCGACTTCGCGGCGGGCTTGCGGGTGGTGACCGGCAAAGATGTTGTCCCGCAGGCGGGTTCGGCAGCGGCGGCGGGCGATATCGTCCTGCGCGTCGCTGGGGTGCCGGAGGCTCCGAATACCCCGGAGGCATACCGGCTCTCGGTCGGCGACACCCTAGATCTCCAGGGTGCGGGGGAGCCCGGCGCGTTCTATGCGACCCGCTCCGCCTTACAACTGCTCCGCCGTGGCGGCACGATTCCCGGTGGCACGGCGACGGATTGGCCGGACTACGCCGAGCGCGGCCTGATGCTGGATGTGGGCCGCCAATTCATGCCGGTCGAGATGGTGCGCGCCCAGATCCGGCGGATGGGCATGCTCAAACTGAATATGCTGCATCTGCACTTGTCGGACTCGTTCGGTTTCCGGTTGGAGAGCGCCCGACATCCGGAGATCACTGCCTCGGACCACTATTCGAAGCAGGATATCCGGGATCTGGTCGCCTACGCCGCGCGGTATCAGGTCGAGGTCGTGCCCGAGGTGGACTTCCCCGGGCATATGAACGGCATCCTCGCCGCCCACCCGGCCCTGAAACTGCGCAGCGCGAACGGCGACGTGTCCGACGCCGCGATCGACATCTCCGATCCGCGCAGTTACGACCTGATGCGCGACATCCTCGAGGAGTTCCTGCCGCTGTTCCCCGGCCGCTACTGGCATCTCGGCGCGGACGAGTTCCTGCTCGACGGGTTCGCGGTGCGCGGCTACGCGGACTACCCGCAGCTGGGGGCGTACGCCCGTGCGACCTACGGACCGCAGGCCGAACCGGTCGACGCCTTCCTCGGTCTGATCAACTGGGGCGCGGCCATCGTGCGCGAACACGGGAAACGACCGCGCATCTGGAATGACGGTCTGCATACGGGGGAGGGGACCATCGCGATCGGCAGCGATATCGTCGTCGACTATTGGAGCCGCGCCGGTTACCCGGGGTTGCCGTTGCCGTTCTTCGGAATCGCCCGCACACCACAAGATCTCATCGCGACCGGCCATCAGGTGCGGAACGCCGCGTTCCTGCCGACGTACTACGTCACCGGCGGTCCGGCGGCGGCGATCGCCGATCAACCGCCGGTCCTCGGCTACGAGCTGTGGGACCCGGCGATCTTCGTCGACGGTTCCCGGCTCACACCGGCCCAGAACGCCGCGAATCTGGGTGCGAGCCTGCATGTCTGGTGCGACGACCCGGCCGCGCAGACACCGGATCAGATCGCGGCATCGATCACCATGCCGTTACGGATAATGGCCCAGAAAACCTGGGGCCCAGCCCATCCGGCCGCCTATTCCGATTTCACGGCACTCTCGGACGCCGTCGCCGAACCGGCGTAG
- the rpsR gene encoding 30S ribosomal protein S18 — MAIKRAPSKKVRAEQARKPKKNPLIAAGIETVDYKDVNLLRTFISDRGKIRSRRVTGLTPQQQRQVAVAVKNAREMALLPFTSR, encoded by the coding sequence ATGGCAATCAAGCGAGCACCGTCGAAGAAGGTTCGCGCCGAACAGGCCCGCAAACCCAAGAAGAACCCGCTCATCGCCGCGGGGATCGAAACCGTCGACTACAAAGACGTGAATCTGTTGCGTACCTTCATCTCCGACCGCGGCAAGATCCGCAGCCGACGTGTCACCGGGCTGACCCCGCAGCAGCAGCGGCAGGTCGCTGTCGCGGTGAAGAACGCGCGCGAGATGGCGCTGTTGCCGTTCACCAGCCGGTAG
- the rpsN gene encoding 30S ribosomal protein S14 → MAKKSKIARNEQRREVVARYAARRAELKELIRKPGTPEDERAAAQAALQRLPRDASPVRLRNRDAADGRPRGHLRKFGLSRVRVREMAHRGELPGVSKSSW, encoded by the coding sequence ATGGCGAAGAAGTCGAAGATCGCGCGCAACGAGCAGCGCCGGGAAGTGGTGGCGCGCTACGCCGCGCGCCGCGCCGAGCTCAAGGAACTGATCCGCAAGCCGGGCACGCCGGAGGACGAACGGGCCGCCGCGCAGGCCGCGCTGCAGCGCCTGCCGCGAGATGCCAGTCCGGTACGATTGCGCAATCGGGACGCCGCGGACGGACGTCCGCGCGGTCACCTCCGGAAGTTCGGACTCTCCCGTGTGCGTGTGCGCGAGATGGCCCACCGAGGCGAACTCCCCGGTGTGAGCAAGTCGAGCTGGTAG
- the rpmG gene encoding 50S ribosomal protein L33, translating to MASKSTELRPIVKLKSTAGTGYTYVTRKNRRNDPDRMVLKKYDPVVRKHVDFREER from the coding sequence ATGGCATCCAAGTCGACCGAGCTGCGGCCGATCGTCAAGCTGAAGTCCACCGCGGGCACCGGCTACACCTATGTCACGCGCAAGAACCGGCGCAACGACCCCGACCGCATGGTGCTGAAGAAGTACGACCCCGTCGTACGCAAGCACGTGGACTTCCGCGAGGAGCGCTGA
- the rpmB gene encoding 50S ribosomal protein L28 produces MSAHCQVTGRKPGFGKSVSHSHKRTNRRWNPNIQRKTYYLPSEDRRITLTVSTKGIKTIDRDGIEAVVARLRAAGQKI; encoded by the coding sequence ATGTCGGCCCACTGCCAGGTCACCGGGCGTAAGCCCGGCTTCGGCAAGTCCGTGTCGCACTCGCACAAGCGGACGAACCGGCGCTGGAACCCCAATATCCAGCGCAAGACCTACTACCTGCCCAGCGAGGACCGGCGCATCACGCTGACCGTCTCCACCAAGGGCATCAAGACCATCGACCGGGACGGCATCGAGGCGGTCGTCGCCCGCCTGCGCGCCGCCGGCCAGAAGATCTAG
- the mrf gene encoding ribosome hibernation factor-recruiting GTPase MRF, giving the protein MAVLERTPVVLIAGFAGRATEGVDHLAAASAARPGTAVVRHDLRELREGIVRRTVWQDGHERTEVLELAHGCVSCTLHADLLPLLCRLSARDSVRRIVLALDPAFEAEAVCQAIEGVVVTGIVGRVDGPAGRDVRVEAVLTCLDAQTWLADATGDETLAERGAAAADDDRTVAQVAVGQADFADALVALGPAVDAMDQARLTEVLARLVPDAPVFWTDDLATVGAAEIERLLARIPAGSRRGRTFDAHAPLLRGQPPLSTEHGVTLIEFAASRPFHPERLHEALDVLFEGVVTARGRMWLATQPDEVVWLESAGGGLRVGGAGRWLAAMSEDEVAQADPTRRALAALRWDETFGDRDISLVILAHDADPADIRHALHWALVEDDELRLVERAPERVAQWEDPFGDWHRDPCVDFDSAAPEPDAAQSKSQRGEGK; this is encoded by the coding sequence GTGGCTGTTCTCGAGCGCACGCCGGTCGTGCTGATCGCGGGCTTCGCGGGCCGTGCCACCGAGGGGGTGGACCATCTCGCCGCCGCGTCGGCCGCCCGTCCGGGCACCGCGGTGGTCCGGCATGACCTGCGCGAACTGCGCGAGGGCATCGTGCGGCGCACGGTATGGCAGGACGGACACGAACGCACCGAGGTGCTGGAATTGGCGCACGGCTGCGTCTCCTGCACGTTGCACGCTGACCTGCTGCCGCTGCTGTGCCGGCTGTCCGCCCGGGATTCGGTGCGGCGCATCGTGCTGGCGCTGGACCCGGCCTTCGAGGCCGAGGCGGTGTGCCAGGCGATCGAGGGCGTCGTGGTCACCGGGATCGTCGGGCGCGTGGACGGTCCGGCGGGCCGGGACGTCCGCGTCGAAGCCGTGCTGACCTGCCTGGATGCCCAGACCTGGCTGGCCGACGCGACCGGTGACGAGACCCTCGCCGAGCGCGGTGCGGCCGCGGCCGATGACGACCGCACGGTCGCACAGGTCGCCGTGGGCCAGGCCGACTTCGCCGATGCGCTGGTGGCGCTCGGGCCCGCCGTCGACGCCATGGATCAGGCGCGGCTGACGGAGGTGCTGGCCCGCCTGGTCCCCGACGCTCCGGTGTTCTGGACCGACGATCTCGCCACCGTCGGCGCCGCCGAGATCGAGCGGTTGCTGGCGCGGATCCCCGCCGGCTCGCGCCGCGGCCGGACCTTCGACGCGCACGCGCCGCTGCTGCGGGGTCAGCCGCCACTGAGCACCGAGCACGGCGTCACGCTGATCGAATTCGCCGCGAGCCGCCCGTTCCATCCGGAACGCCTGCACGAGGCGCTGGACGTGTTGTTCGAGGGTGTGGTCACCGCGCGCGGCCGGATGTGGCTGGCCACCCAGCCCGACGAGGTGGTGTGGCTGGAGTCCGCGGGCGGCGGACTGCGCGTCGGTGGCGCCGGGCGCTGGCTCGCCGCGATGTCGGAAGACGAAGTGGCGCAGGCGGATCCGACCCGGCGCGCGCTCGCGGCGTTGCGCTGGGACGAAACCTTCGGTGACCGCGACATCTCGCTGGTGATCCTGGCTCACGACGCCGATCCCGCCGATATCCGGCACGCCCTGCACTGGGCGCTGGTGGAGGACGACGAACTGCGTCTGGTCGAACGCGCACCCGAGCGGGTGGCGCAGTGGGAAGACCCGTTCGGTGATTGGCACCGGGACCCCTGCGTGGATTTCGACTCGGCGGCCCCGGAACCGGACGCGGCGCAATCCAAATCTCAGAGAGGAGAAGGTAAGTGA
- a CDS encoding type B 50S ribosomal protein L31, with the protein MKAGIHPDYHPVVFEDQSTGKRFLTRSTATSTRTVEWTDGNTYPLLVVDVTSDSHPFWTGTHRVMDTQGRVEKFERKYGRRTPRAMKES; encoded by the coding sequence GTGAAGGCAGGAATTCATCCGGACTACCACCCCGTGGTGTTCGAGGATCAGAGCACCGGCAAACGGTTCTTGACCCGCTCGACCGCGACCAGTACGCGCACCGTCGAATGGACGGACGGCAACACCTACCCGCTGCTGGTGGTGGACGTGACCTCGGACTCGCATCCGTTCTGGACCGGCACCCACCGCGTCATGGACACCCAGGGCCGGGTGGAGAAGTTCGAGCGCAAGTACGGCCGGCGCACCCCGCGCGCGATGAAGGAGAGCTGA
- the rpmF gene encoding 50S ribosomal protein L32, with amino-acid sequence MAVPKRRMSRSNTRSRRAQWKATAPDLVEVKVVGAAHKVPRRLVKAVQLGLVDPSRL; translated from the coding sequence ATGGCGGTCCCGAAGCGGCGGATGTCGCGTTCCAACACCCGCAGTCGCCGAGCGCAGTGGAAGGCGACCGCCCCGGACCTGGTCGAGGTCAAGGTCGTCGGTGCGGCGCACAAGGTTCCGCGCCGCCTGGTCAAGGCGGTGCAACTGGGCCTGGTCGACCCGTCCCGGCTCTGA
- a CDS encoding DUF1906 domain-containing protein — protein MASAAVSPQRLGLDYAGGRPGGAAIRAAGFDFVVRYLSSGGPSLPGKLLTPAEADDLRAHGISIVSNWETTADRMLDGYDAGALDAELGLAQVLRCGGRTDRPIYFSVDFDATPGQQAPINAYLDGAATVLGRANVGIYGGYWPLSRALDSGHAVWAWQTDAWSGGNVESRRNIHQTLRQQVVGGVECDVNVAETVDFGQWDFVQEEPDVTPEQEEVLRDIQIQLRGPGLAGWPQLGVDAEGRSLTLVDGVAAALRRIDELEDDTEALRAQIGALEATTAELVAEVRRLEGPRWPWPLSLIEGPATAVGARLEALIPDLPGLSGQGDRDRIDSGRAE, from the coding sequence ATGGCGAGCGCCGCGGTGTCGCCACAGCGGTTGGGGCTGGACTACGCGGGCGGACGGCCGGGTGGCGCGGCCATCCGGGCGGCCGGATTCGATTTCGTGGTCCGGTATCTCAGTTCCGGTGGTCCTTCGCTGCCCGGCAAGCTGCTCACTCCGGCCGAGGCGGACGATCTTCGAGCGCACGGTATTTCGATCGTGTCGAACTGGGAGACCACGGCCGATCGGATGCTCGACGGCTACGACGCGGGCGCGCTGGACGCCGAGCTCGGTCTGGCGCAGGTGCTGCGTTGCGGCGGGCGCACCGACCGGCCCATCTATTTCTCGGTCGATTTCGACGCCACACCGGGGCAGCAGGCTCCGATCAACGCCTACCTGGATGGCGCGGCGACGGTGCTCGGTCGCGCGAATGTCGGTATCTACGGCGGGTATTGGCCGTTGAGCCGGGCGCTGGATTCCGGTCACGCGGTGTGGGCCTGGCAGACCGACGCCTGGTCGGGCGGCAATGTGGAGTCGCGCCGCAACATTCATCAGACGCTGCGTCAGCAGGTGGTCGGCGGTGTGGAGTGCGACGTGAATGTCGCCGAGACGGTCGATTTCGGGCAGTGGGATTTCGTACAGGAGGAGCCGGACGTGACGCCGGAACAAGAGGAAGTGCTGCGCGACATCCAGATCCAGTTGCGCGGTCCGGGGCTGGCGGGGTGGCCACAGCTGGGCGTCGACGCCGAGGGCCGGAGTCTGACGCTGGTCGACGGTGTAGCGGCGGCGCTGCGCCGGATCGACGAGCTGGAGGACGACACCGAGGCGTTGCGCGCGCAGATCGGCGCGCTGGAGGCGACGACCGCCGAGCTGGTGGCGGAGGTGCGGCGATTGGAGGGGCCGCGCTGGCCCTGGCCGTTGTCCCTGATCGAGGGGCCGGCGACAGCCGTGGGTGCCCGGCTGGAGGCGTTGATTCCCGATCTACCCGGACTGTCCGGCCAGGGCGACCGGGATCGAATCGATTCCGGCCGGGCCGAGTAG
- a CDS encoding GTP-binding protein, with protein sequence MESAPFSTFGLEEARTASTKIVIAGGFGAGKTTFVGAVSEIVPLRTEALVTDASVGVDDLAATPEKTTTTVAMDFGRIILPNNMVLYLFGTPGQRRFWFMWDDLVRGAIGAVVLVDTRRIEDSFAPVDYFESRKLPFLVAINRFPGAPRFPLNEVREALSIREGVPVIDIDARSAEEVRRTLAAITEYALMRLTAQEFERTGRHV encoded by the coding sequence GTGGAATCCGCGCCCTTTAGCACCTTCGGGCTCGAAGAAGCCCGCACCGCGTCGACCAAGATCGTTATCGCGGGCGGATTCGGTGCCGGCAAGACGACTTTCGTCGGCGCGGTGTCGGAGATCGTGCCGCTGCGCACCGAAGCCCTGGTGACCGACGCGTCGGTCGGGGTGGACGACCTGGCGGCCACCCCCGAGAAGACCACCACCACGGTGGCCATGGACTTCGGGCGGATCATCCTGCCGAACAACATGGTGCTGTACCTGTTCGGCACGCCGGGCCAGCGCCGGTTCTGGTTCATGTGGGACGACCTGGTGCGCGGTGCGATCGGCGCGGTGGTCCTGGTGGACACCCGCCGGATCGAGGACAGTTTCGCGCCGGTCGACTATTTCGAATCCCGCAAACTGCCGTTCCTGGTGGCGATCAACCGTTTCCCCGGCGCGCCGCGATTCCCGCTGAACGAGGTGCGCGAGGCGCTGTCCATCCGGGAGGGTGTGCCGGTCATCGATATCGACGCGCGCAGCGCCGAGGAGGTGCGGCGCACGCTGGCCGCGATCACCGAATACGCGCTGATGCGTTTGACCGCCCAGGAATTCGAGCGGACCGGCCGGCATGTCTGA
- a CDS encoding DUF742 domain-containing protein, which produces MPNPVDPYPTGESPRRPGRVRPYALTGGRTASAVDLPLEAVIETVSFPSFPNWPAGDVRMEILHLGTQRLSVAEIAGRLDRPLGLVRVMIGDLVVAGSLRVHSTLTDDASYDERRALMERTLRGIRAL; this is translated from the coding sequence GTGCCCAACCCTGTCGACCCGTATCCCACAGGCGAGTCGCCGCGCCGGCCCGGCCGGGTCCGGCCCTATGCCCTCACCGGAGGACGCACCGCATCCGCCGTCGATCTACCGCTGGAAGCGGTGATCGAGACGGTGTCGTTTCCGTCCTTCCCGAATTGGCCCGCCGGCGATGTCCGGATGGAGATCCTGCACCTCGGGACCCAGCGACTGTCCGTAGCCGAGATCGCCGGTCGCCTGGATCGCCCACTCGGGCTGGTTCGGGTGATGATCGGAGATCTCGTGGTCGCCGGTTCCCTGCGAGTGCATTCGACCCTGACCGACGACGCGAGTTACGACGAGCGCCGTGCCCTGATGGAGAGGACCCTGCGTGGAATCCGCGCCCTTTAG
- a CDS encoding roadblock/LC7 domain-containing protein: protein MSESNNANLNWLVARFAREVPGVSHAVLVSADGLLQATSDNLPEERAEQLAAITAGLASLATGAVQLFDGGKVMQSIVDMQRGYLLVMSVGTASHLAVLATKQHDIGRIGYEMALLVDRVGTVIQATARSTV from the coding sequence ATGAGTGAATCCAATAACGCGAATCTCAACTGGCTGGTCGCGCGGTTCGCTCGGGAAGTGCCCGGTGTCTCGCACGCCGTCCTCGTCTCCGCGGACGGATTACTCCAGGCGACCAGCGACAATCTCCCCGAGGAGCGAGCCGAGCAACTCGCCGCCATCACCGCCGGTCTGGCCAGCCTGGCCACCGGCGCGGTGCAACTGTTCGACGGCGGCAAAGTAATGCAGTCGATCGTCGATATGCAGCGCGGCTATCTTCTGGTGATGAGCGTCGGTACGGCTTCGCATCTCGCGGTCTTGGCCACCAAGCAGCACGACATCGGCCGGATCGGCTATGAGATGGCCCTGCTCGTCGACCGGGTCGGGACGGTCATTCAGGCCACCGCCCGATCTACCGTGTGA